The following coding sequences are from one Anomaloglossus baeobatrachus isolate aAnoBae1 chromosome 5 unlocalized genomic scaffold, aAnoBae1.hap1 SUPER_5_unloc_30, whole genome shotgun sequence window:
- the LOC142259208 gene encoding uncharacterized protein LOC142259208, with protein MHKKNHTGAKIFLCLECECGKCFIQKSDLVVHQRSHTGEKPFSCSECGKCFIQKSDLVRHQRCHTREKPFSCLECEKCFNWKSKLVRHQRSHTGEKPFSCSECGKCFIQKSDLVVHQRSHTGEKPFSCSECGKCFIQKSDLVVHQRSHTREKPFSCLECEKCFSRKSKLVQHQRSHTGEKPFSCSECGKCFNWKSELVVHQRIHTGEKPFSCSECGKCFNWKLELVVHQRIHTGEKPFSCSECGKCFIQKSDLVVHQRCHTGEKPFSCSECGKCFIRKSDLVRHQRCHTGEKPFSCLECGKCFIQKSKFVQHQKSHTGEKPFSCSECGKCFTRKSELVVHQRSHTGEKPFSCSECGKCFIRKSNLVRHKKNHTGAKKFLCLECGKCFTSKSSLVDHGKLHTGEKPFSCSECGKCFIQKSDLVRHQRCHTGEKPFSCLECGKCFIQKSKLVQHQRSHTGEKPFSCSECGKCFIQKSDLVVHQRSHTGEKPFSCSECGKCFIQKSDLVRHQRCHTREKPFSCLECEKCFNWKSKLVRHQRSHTGEKPFSCSECGKCFIQKSDLVVHQRSHTGEKPFSCSECGKCFIQKSDLVVHQRSHTREKPFSCLECEKCFNWKSELVVHQRIHTGEKPFSCSECGKCFNWKSELVVHQRIHTGEKPFSCSECGKCFIQKSDLVVHQRCHTGEKPFSCSECGKCFIRKSDLVRHQRCHTGEKPFSCLECGKCFIQKSKFVQHQKSHTGEKPFSCSECGKCFTRKSELVVHQRSHTGEKPFSCSECGKCFTRKSGLVYHKKNHTK; from the exons atgcataagaaaaatcacacaggggcgaAGATATTTTtatgcttggaatgtg aatgtgggaaatgttttattcaaaaatcagatcttgttgtgcatcaaagatctcacaccggggagaagccattttcatgttcagaatgtgggaaatgttttattcaaaaatcagatcttgttaggcatcaaagatgtcacaccagggagaagccattttcatgtttagaatgtgaaaaatgttttaattggaaatcaaaacttgttcggcatcaaagatctcacaccggggagaagccattttcatgttcagaatgtgggaaatgttttattcaaaaatcagatcttgttgtgcatcaaagatctcacaccggggagaagccattttcatgttcagaatgtgggaaatgttttattcaaaaatcagatcttgttgtgcatcaaagatctcacaccagggagaagccattttcatgtttagaatgtgagaaatgttttagccggaaatcaaaacttgttcagcatcaaagatctcacactggggagaagccattttcatgttcagaatgtgggaaatgttttaattggaaatcagaacttgttgtgcatcaaagaattcacacaggggagaagccattttcatgttcagaatgtgggaaatgttttaattggaaattagaacttgttgtgcatcaaagaattcacaccggggagaagccattttcatgttcagaatgtgggaaatgttttattcaaaaatcagatcttgttgtacatcaaagatgtcacactggggagaagccattttcatgttcagagtgtgggaaatgttttattcggaaatcagatcttgttaggcatcaaagatgtcacactggggagaagccattttcatgtttagaatgtgggaaatgttttattcaaaaatcaaaaTTTGTTCAGCATCAAaaatctcacactggggagaagccattttcatgttcagaatgtgggaaatgttttactaggaaatcagaacttgttgtgcatcaaagatctcacaccggggagaagccattttcatgttcagaatgtgggaaatgttttattcggaaatcaaatcttgttaggcataagaaaaatcacacaggggcaaAGAAATTTTtatgcttggaatgtggtaaatgttttactagtaaatcaagtcttgttgaccatggaaaacttcacacaggggagaagccattttcatgttcagagtgtgggaaatgttttattcagaaatcagatcttgttaggcatcaaagatgtcacactggggagaagccattttcatgtttagaatgtgggaaatgttttattcaaaaatcaaaacttgttcagcatcaaagatctcacaccggggagaagccattttcatgttcagaatgtgggaaatgttttattcaaaaatcagatcttgttgtgcatcaaagatctcacaccggggagaagccattttcatgttcagaatgtgggaaatgttttattcaaaaatcagatcttgttaggcatcaaagatgtcacaccagggagaagccattttcatgtttagaatgtgaaaaatgttttaattggaaatcaaaacttgttcggcatcaaagatctcacaccggggagaagccattttcatgttcagaatgtgggaaatgttttattcaaaaatcagatcttgttgtgcatcaaagatctcacaccggggagaagccattttcatgttcagaatgtgggaaatgttttattcaaaaatcagatcttgttgtgcatcaaagatctcacaccagggagaagccattttcatgtttagaatgtgagaaatgttttaattggaaatcagaacttgttgtgcatcaaagaattcacacaggggagaagccattttcatgttcagaatgtgggaaatgttttaattggaaatcagaacttgttgtgcatcaaagaattcacaccggggagaagccattttcatgttcagaatgtgggaaatgttttattcaaaaatcagatcttgttgtacatcaaagatgtcacactggggagaagccattttcatgttcagagtgtgggaaatgttttattcggaaatcagatcttgttaggcatcaaagatgtcacactggggagaagccattttcatgtttagaatgtgggaaatgttttattcaaaaatcaaaaTTTGTTCAGCATCAAaaatctcacactggggagaagccattttcatgttcagaatgtgggaaatgttttactaggaaatcagaacttgttgtgcatcaaagatctcacaccggggagaagccattttcatgttcagaatgtgggaaatgttttactaggaaatcaggtcttgtttaccataaaaaaaatcacacaaaataa